In one window of Halomarina pelagica DNA:
- a CDS encoding NAD(P)-dependent oxidoreductase gives MPEKTVGFIGLGIMGLPMARNLLEAGYPVVGYNRSHDPVEALVDDGGEAGDSPRDTAARADVVVTCLPDSPDVERVVLGDETEPNPVIDGLREGTTVIDMSTISPTVTERVAEAVAEAGGSMLDAPISGGEEGAIEGTLSIMVGGEGGVLDEHRDLLEAMGATVTHCGPTGAGQVTKACNQIVVACTNVAVSEALVFADRAGADLDAVVEAISGGAAGCWTLDNRAPRMIRGNFEPGFFADYQYKDLRIATDAGEAFGAPMPATELAHELYKSMVANDMGRDDNSGVMQMIELLAGSEARVDED, from the coding sequence ATGCCCGAGAAGACGGTCGGATTCATCGGACTCGGTATCATGGGCCTGCCGATGGCCCGGAACCTGCTCGAGGCGGGTTACCCCGTCGTCGGCTACAACCGCTCCCACGACCCCGTCGAGGCGCTGGTCGACGACGGCGGCGAGGCGGGCGACTCCCCCCGCGACACGGCGGCGCGCGCGGACGTGGTCGTGACCTGCCTCCCCGACTCGCCCGACGTGGAGCGCGTCGTCCTCGGCGACGAGACGGAGCCGAACCCCGTGATCGACGGCCTGCGCGAGGGGACGACGGTGATCGACATGTCCACCATCTCGCCGACGGTCACCGAGCGCGTCGCCGAGGCGGTGGCCGAGGCCGGCGGCTCGATGCTCGACGCGCCCATCAGCGGCGGCGAGGAGGGGGCCATCGAGGGGACGCTCTCGATCATGGTCGGCGGCGAGGGGGGCGTGCTCGACGAGCACCGCGATCTCCTCGAGGCGATGGGCGCGACGGTTACCCACTGCGGGCCGACCGGCGCGGGGCAGGTCACCAAGGCGTGCAACCAGATCGTCGTCGCCTGCACGAACGTCGCCGTCAGCGAGGCGCTCGTCTTCGCCGACAGGGCGGGCGCGGACCTCGACGCCGTCGTGGAGGCCATCAGCGGCGGCGCGGCCGGTTGCTGGACGCTCGACAACCGCGCCCCGCGGATGATCCGCGGCAACTTCGAGCCGGGGTTCTTCGCCGACTACCAGTACAAGGACCTCCGCATCGCCACCGACGCGGGCGAGGCCTTCGGCGCGCCCATGCCCGCCACCGAACTCGCCCACGAACTCTACAAGTCGATGGTGGCCAACGACATGGGTCGGGACGACAACTCCGGCGTGATGCAGATGATCGAACTGCTGGCCGGGTCGGAGGCGCGCGTGGACGAGGACTAG
- a CDS encoding polyprenyl synthetase family protein, which produces MEYLESRRSRIEDRLEEVLDAVEPPELADRVRHVSLSGGKRVRPMVTVLACEAAGGEAADAIDFAVGIELVHNASLVIDDIIDRSELRRGVDAAWTAFGYGPAIVASDGLLGEAFALFSTDEEAMQIVSEAMVELGEGEATELVAEPGTEEEYMTLARRKTGALFRAAAELGAVAAGADGYTVESFGTYAERVGVAFQIRDDVLDATADAEELGKPTGQDEVMERPSLVQITDLTPEEVNERAYAQADDALEALETATVAGEGNAQALEYLHDLAEFVVLRER; this is translated from the coding sequence ATGGAATATCTGGAGTCCCGGCGGTCGCGCATCGAGGACCGTCTCGAGGAGGTCCTCGACGCGGTCGAGCCGCCGGAACTCGCAGACCGGGTGCGCCACGTCTCGCTGTCGGGTGGCAAGCGCGTCCGTCCCATGGTGACGGTGCTGGCGTGCGAAGCCGCCGGCGGGGAGGCCGCCGACGCGATCGACTTCGCCGTGGGGATCGAACTCGTCCACAACGCCTCGCTCGTCATCGACGACATCATCGACCGGTCGGAACTCCGCCGGGGGGTCGACGCGGCGTGGACGGCCTTCGGCTACGGTCCGGCGATCGTCGCCAGCGACGGGTTGCTCGGCGAGGCGTTCGCGCTCTTTTCGACCGACGAGGAGGCGATGCAGATCGTGAGCGAGGCGATGGTCGAGCTGGGCGAGGGCGAGGCGACGGAACTCGTCGCGGAGCCGGGCACCGAGGAGGAGTACATGACGCTCGCGCGGCGGAAGACGGGCGCGCTCTTTCGCGCCGCCGCCGAACTGGGCGCGGTCGCCGCGGGGGCCGACGGTTACACCGTCGAGTCGTTCGGCACCTACGCCGAGCGCGTCGGCGTCGCCTTCCAGATCCGCGACGACGTGCTCGACGCGACCGCGGACGCCGAGGAACTGGGCAAACCCACCGGCCAGGACGAGGTCATGGAGCGCCCCTCGCTCGTCCAGATCACCGACCTGACGCCCGAGGAGGTGAACGAGCGCGCCTACGCGCAGGCCGACGACGCCCTGGAGGCGCTGGAGACGGCGACGGTCGCCGGGGAGGGGAACGCCCAGGCGCTCGAATACCTGCACGACCTCGCGGAGTTCGTCGTCCTCCGGGAGCGGTAG
- a CDS encoding maltose acetyltransferase domain-containing protein gives MKSEKEKMIDGEPYDPLDPRLVAERERARDLTRRFNRTEPTDGEARAAILDDLFGSTGEAPHVEPPFRCDYGYNVRVGDGFYANFDCVLLDVCPVEIGRNCFLGPGVHVYTATHPVDAAERVGGTEYGRGVEIGDDAWVGGRAVVNPGVTIGDRAVVASGAVVTDDVPDDVVVGGNPAEPIREIDQRR, from the coding sequence ATGAAATCGGAGAAGGAGAAGATGATCGACGGCGAGCCGTACGACCCGCTCGACCCGCGACTGGTCGCGGAGCGCGAGCGCGCGAGGGACCTCACCCGCCGCTTCAACCGGACCGAACCGACCGACGGCGAGGCGCGCGCGGCGATACTCGACGACCTGTTCGGCTCGACGGGGGAGGCCCCCCACGTCGAGCCGCCGTTTCGCTGCGACTACGGGTACAACGTCCGCGTCGGCGACGGCTTCTACGCCAACTTCGACTGCGTGCTCCTCGACGTGTGTCCGGTCGAGATCGGTCGAAACTGCTTCCTCGGCCCGGGCGTCCACGTCTACACCGCCACGCACCCCGTCGACGCGGCCGAACGGGTCGGCGGGACCGAGTACGGGAGAGGAGTCGAGATCGGCGACGACGCGTGGGTCGGCGGGCGGGCGGTCGTCAATCCGGGCGTCACGATCGGCGACCGCGCGGTCGTCGCGTCCGGTGCGGTGGTGACCGACGACGTGCCGGACGACGTCGTCGTCGGGGGGAATCCCGCGGAGCCGATACGGGAGATAGATCAGCGTCGGTGA
- a CDS encoding electron transfer flavoprotein subunit alpha/FixB family protein — protein sequence MSAADVLAVAEHRQGGLRDVSFELITAGRELADQQGGDLHLAVVGGDVEAFAEELNREGVDAIHTVAEGEEFNHDVYVQVVEQLAADLAPGTVLMPNSVNGLDYAPAVAERLDVPIVTDAIGLSREDGTLEVTREMYGSKVETTVEVDAEEVAVTVRPTEWPQAEGEGSADVRAFDAEIDESAVRSTVTGFEEVTGGDVDISEADVLVSVGRGIEEEENIELVERLADALGATLSSSRPIVDAGWLPKNRQVGQSGKVVTPKVYIAIGISGAVQHVAGMKGSDTIVAINTDPNAPIMDLADYAIVDDLFEVVPALIEEFQ from the coding sequence ATGAGCGCCGCCGACGTCCTCGCGGTCGCCGAGCACCGACAGGGCGGCCTCCGCGACGTGAGCTTCGAACTGATCACCGCCGGGCGGGAACTCGCCGACCAGCAGGGCGGCGACCTCCACCTCGCCGTCGTCGGCGGCGACGTGGAGGCGTTCGCCGAGGAGCTGAACCGCGAGGGCGTGGACGCGATCCACACCGTCGCCGAGGGCGAGGAGTTCAACCACGACGTCTACGTACAGGTCGTCGAACAGCTCGCCGCCGACCTCGCGCCGGGGACGGTGCTCATGCCCAACTCGGTGAACGGTCTCGACTACGCGCCGGCCGTCGCCGAGCGCCTGGACGTGCCGATCGTCACCGACGCCATCGGCCTCTCGCGGGAGGACGGGACGCTCGAGGTGACCCGCGAGATGTACGGCTCGAAGGTCGAGACGACCGTCGAGGTCGACGCCGAGGAGGTCGCCGTCACGGTCCGGCCCACCGAGTGGCCGCAGGCGGAAGGCGAGGGGAGCGCCGACGTGCGGGCGTTCGACGCCGAGATCGACGAGTCGGCGGTGCGCTCGACCGTCACCGGCTTCGAGGAGGTGACGGGCGGCGACGTGGACATCAGCGAGGCCGACGTGCTCGTCTCCGTGGGTCGCGGCATCGAGGAGGAGGAGAACATCGAACTCGTCGAGCGGCTGGCGGACGCCCTCGGCGCGACGCTCTCCTCCTCGCGCCCGATCGTCGACGCCGGCTGGCTGCCGAAGAACCGGCAGGTCGGCCAGTCCGGTAAGGTCGTCACCCCGAAGGTCTACATCGCCATCGGCATCTCCGGGGCGGTCCAGCACGTCGCCGGGATGAAGGGATCGGACACCATCGTCGCGATCAACACGGACCCGAACGCGCCGATCATGGACCTCGCCGACTACGCCATCGTGGACGACCTCTTCGAAGTGGTCCCCGCGCTGATCGAGGAGTTCCAGTAG
- a CDS encoding electron transfer flavoprotein subunit beta/FixA family protein gives MKILVTVKEVAEAEDDFEIDGLGISERYLEYDLNEWDDYAVEEAVGIAEAGDDVEVVSVTIGPERAEETVRMALAKGVDRAIRVWDETLAGTEMLDVGAKADILAAVVEAEDPDLVFTGVQANDDAFGATGVALADTVGFEWAAVVNALDLDAEGGVAHVRRELEGGVEELTDVSLPAVLTIQTGINEPRYASLRGIRQAQRKELDVQGLADLGLDASVVESPVSLTAMYEPEAEGEATVFEGSAEDTAGQLADLLRDKGVVEG, from the coding sequence ATGAAGATACTCGTCACCGTCAAGGAGGTGGCCGAGGCCGAGGACGACTTCGAGATCGACGGCCTCGGCATCTCCGAGCGGTACCTGGAATACGACCTCAACGAGTGGGACGACTACGCCGTCGAGGAGGCCGTCGGGATCGCGGAGGCGGGAGACGACGTCGAGGTCGTCTCCGTCACCATCGGGCCCGAGCGGGCGGAGGAGACCGTCCGCATGGCGCTCGCGAAGGGCGTCGACCGCGCGATCCGCGTGTGGGACGAGACGCTCGCCGGTACGGAGATGCTCGACGTCGGCGCGAAGGCGGACATCCTCGCGGCGGTCGTCGAGGCTGAGGACCCCGACCTCGTCTTCACCGGCGTCCAGGCCAACGACGACGCCTTCGGGGCCACGGGCGTCGCGCTCGCCGACACGGTCGGCTTCGAGTGGGCGGCCGTCGTGAACGCCCTCGACCTCGACGCAGAGGGCGGCGTCGCCCACGTCCGCCGCGAACTGGAGGGCGGCGTCGAGGAACTCACCGACGTCTCCCTCCCCGCGGTGCTCACCATCCAGACGGGGATCAACGAGCCGCGCTACGCCAGCCTGCGCGGCATCCGGCAGGCCCAGCGCAAGGAACTCGACGTGCAGGGACTCGCGGACCTCGGGCTGGACGCGAGCGTCGTCGAGTCGCCGGTCAGCCTCACCGCGATGTACGAACCCGAAGCCGAGGGCGAGGCGACCGTCTTCGAGGGCAGTGCCGAGGACACCGCCGGACAACTGGCCGACCTCCTGCGGGACAAGGGGGTGGTCGAGGGATGA
- a CDS encoding helix-turn-helix transcriptional regulator, which translates to MWTGSRLALPLVLCLLVVSGTVPVGQATGGSRPSFDPVQTIAIDLQPDGDARFTVSVRYTLNDSDQTAAFQKLADEFESGNDVGLSVDVFRRASALASEATGRTMTVDNVTRAANLTGVNDSDGPRNATGTLRFSFDWTNFSVVEDERVHVGDAFNTTDGMWLDGLGPRQRLVIYPPEGYYVESARVGPVNDVLTWRGETAFSPGELTVVYRERGGVDPREEPRGVSLLVPAVGGAVLLVTASVVGMYALRRRDGDDGRGAASSNGGPGIDGGAPAQPDRAGGSAGGPAAESGAEAEAEVEDELLSDEERVERLLRHNGGRMRQADIVTETGWSNAKVSQLLSRMAEESRVEKLRIGRENLISLPNSEDRNRRS; encoded by the coding sequence ATGTGGACCGGGTCGCGTCTCGCCCTCCCGCTCGTGCTCTGTCTCCTCGTCGTGAGTGGGACGGTCCCGGTCGGTCAGGCGACGGGGGGGAGCCGTCCGTCGTTCGATCCGGTCCAGACGATCGCGATCGACCTCCAGCCCGACGGCGACGCCCGGTTCACGGTGTCTGTTCGATACACTCTCAACGATAGCGACCAGACGGCCGCGTTCCAGAAGCTCGCCGACGAGTTCGAGTCCGGGAACGACGTCGGTCTCTCGGTCGACGTCTTCCGGCGGGCCAGCGCGCTCGCGAGCGAGGCGACCGGACGAACGATGACCGTCGACAACGTCACGCGCGCGGCGAACCTGACGGGGGTGAACGACAGCGACGGGCCGCGGAACGCGACGGGGACCCTCCGGTTCTCGTTCGACTGGACGAACTTCTCCGTCGTCGAGGACGAGCGCGTCCACGTCGGGGACGCGTTCAACACGACCGACGGGATGTGGCTCGACGGGCTCGGGCCGCGACAGCGCCTCGTCATCTACCCGCCCGAGGGCTACTACGTCGAGAGCGCCCGCGTCGGCCCGGTGAACGACGTCCTCACCTGGCGCGGCGAAACCGCGTTCTCGCCGGGGGAACTGACCGTCGTCTACCGCGAGCGCGGCGGGGTGGACCCGCGGGAGGAGCCACGGGGCGTCAGTCTCCTCGTGCCCGCGGTGGGCGGGGCGGTGCTCCTCGTCACGGCGTCCGTCGTCGGGATGTACGCGCTCCGTCGGCGCGACGGGGACGATGGGCGGGGAGCGGCGTCCTCGAACGGCGGACCGGGGATCGACGGGGGCGCGCCGGCCCAGCCGGATCGCGCAGGTGGCTCCGCCGGCGGTCCCGCCGCCGAATCGGGGGCGGAGGCGGAGGCCGAAGTCGAGGACGAACTCCTCAGCGACGAGGAGCGCGTCGAGCGCCTCCTCCGGCACAACGGCGGGCGGATGCGGCAGGCCGATATCGTCACGGAGACCGGCTGGTCGAACGCGAAGGTCTCGCAGTTGCTCTCGCGCATGGCCGAGGAGAGCCGCGTCGAGAAACTCCGGATCGGGCGCGAGAACCTGATCAGCCTCCCAAACTCGGAAGATCGTAATAGACGTTCCTAA
- a CDS encoding DUF7096 domain-containing protein: MRRVLGIVFALCVLCTGVAATPIGASSAPAAPSASVASSAPSSPPAALPVVTANNTTNYLDLNRTSVVRADFHRADFDVSAALSADSTAVAGRLQVDALDVAFRNATTADARRAVLRRYVKHLENETARLRARERQALSAFNAGERSASQYLRTLAQIDAEAERLERVVGRLDELADRVREPSISVRRLNTIQSDLFALDGPVREHLVSVASGDAPPTRVLLESSDTGVLLSTIVTRDGQPMYVRETYLGDVRRTSTGADRYRGLDEAYDRARELYPWAADRNLGGAFGFAEVYRITFVHPQGELTTFIDGQSGKVFREYQHKELPGVPLPHSTGNVTDELNLTVGRTHPGGPMLVRLENAAGEPVNATVTVNDEPVGTTGADGELWTLSSGSKVVAVRATASEGTVTAVVQGTSSNATG, encoded by the coding sequence ATGCGACGTGTCCTCGGGATCGTGTTCGCGCTGTGCGTCCTCTGTACGGGCGTGGCGGCGACACCGATCGGCGCGTCGTCCGCGCCAGCAGCGCCGTCGGCGTCCGTCGCGTCGTCCGCGCCGTCCTCGCCTCCCGCGGCCCTCCCCGTCGTCACCGCCAACAACACCACGAACTACCTCGATCTGAACCGCACGTCGGTCGTTCGGGCGGACTTCCACCGGGCCGACTTCGACGTGTCCGCCGCCCTGTCGGCGGACTCGACGGCCGTGGCCGGGCGGTTACAGGTGGACGCGCTCGACGTCGCCTTCCGGAACGCCACCACCGCGGACGCACGGCGCGCCGTCCTCCGCCGGTACGTCAAGCACCTCGAGAACGAGACGGCGCGGTTACGAGCCAGGGAACGGCAGGCGCTCTCGGCGTTCAACGCCGGCGAGCGGTCCGCGAGTCAATACCTGCGGACGCTGGCCCAGATCGACGCGGAGGCCGAACGCCTCGAACGCGTCGTGGGTCGACTCGACGAACTGGCGGACCGCGTTCGCGAGCCGTCGATCTCCGTCCGGCGGCTCAACACCATCCAGTCGGACCTCTTCGCCCTCGACGGTCCCGTGCGCGAACACCTCGTCTCGGTCGCGTCGGGGGACGCGCCGCCGACGCGCGTCCTCCTGGAGAGTTCCGACACCGGGGTGCTCCTCTCCACGATCGTCACCCGCGACGGGCAGCCGATGTACGTGCGCGAGACGTACCTCGGCGACGTCCGCCGGACCTCGACGGGTGCCGACAGGTACCGGGGGCTCGACGAGGCGTACGACCGCGCCCGCGAACTGTACCCGTGGGCGGCCGATCGAAACCTCGGCGGGGCCTTCGGCTTCGCCGAGGTGTATCGGATCACCTTCGTGCATCCGCAGGGGGAACTCACGACGTTCATCGACGGACAGAGCGGGAAGGTGTTCCGCGAGTATCAGCACAAGGAACTCCCGGGCGTGCCGCTCCCGCACTCGACGGGCAACGTCACCGACGAACTGAACCTCACGGTCGGACGGACCCACCCCGGCGGTCCGATGCTCGTTCGGCTGGAGAACGCCGCCGGTGAGCCCGTCAACGCGACCGTCACCGTCAACGACGAGCCGGTCGGCACGACGGGTGCCGACGGCGAGCTGTGGACGCTGTCGTCCGGGTCGAAGGTCGTCGCCGTCCGCGCGACCGCGAGCGAGGGGACGGTGACCGCCGTCGTCCAGGGCACGTCGTCGAACGCCACGGGCTGA
- a CDS encoding type IV pilin, with the protein MSDRATAPVVAVALLLAVSVATATVVGALVLDRAAPADPPPRAAFSLRADASGSIALTHLGGDPVDPDTLRMRVMVDGEPIAHQPPVPFFAARGFESGPTGAFNGATRGPWRPGETATLRLAGTNTRLREGSTVTVRLWIDGSPLARLEARVG; encoded by the coding sequence GTGTCGGACCGCGCCACCGCCCCCGTCGTCGCCGTCGCCCTCCTCCTCGCGGTGAGCGTGGCGACGGCGACGGTGGTGGGCGCGCTGGTACTCGATCGCGCCGCGCCCGCCGATCCCCCGCCGCGCGCCGCGTTCTCGCTTCGCGCCGACGCCTCGGGATCGATCGCCCTCACGCACCTCGGCGGCGACCCGGTCGATCCCGACACGCTCCGGATGCGCGTTATGGTCGACGGCGAGCCGATCGCTCACCAGCCGCCGGTGCCGTTCTTCGCGGCTCGCGGGTTCGAGAGCGGGCCGACCGGCGCGTTCAACGGCGCGACCCGCGGCCCGTGGCGACCGGGCGAGACGGCGACCCTCAGACTGGCGGGGACGAACACGCGCCTCCGGGAGGGGTCGACCGTGACGGTCCGCCTCTGGATCGACGGGTCGCCGCTCGCGCGCCTCGAAGCGCGCGTCGGATAG
- a CDS encoding methyltransferase domain-containing protein, producing MGVLEDKARARLFYKYLSKVYDQVNPFIWNEEMRAEALDLFGIEAGDAVLDVGCGTGFATEGLLERTENVHGLDQSVHQLEKAWAKFGKTGPVDFYLGDAERLPFEDDAFDAVWSSGSIEYWPDPVATLAELRRVVEPGGTVLVVGPNYPKSSVFQRLADAIMLFYDEDEADRMFREAGFETFEHHLMGPSYSPDIAITTVARAPGAERETAESESSA from the coding sequence ATGGGAGTTCTCGAAGACAAGGCCCGCGCGCGGCTGTTCTACAAGTACCTCTCCAAGGTGTACGATCAGGTGAACCCCTTCATCTGGAACGAGGAGATGCGCGCGGAGGCGCTCGACCTGTTCGGGATCGAGGCGGGCGACGCCGTCCTCGACGTGGGCTGCGGCACCGGATTCGCCACCGAGGGGCTGCTCGAACGCACCGAGAACGTCCACGGCCTCGATCAGAGCGTCCACCAGCTGGAGAAGGCGTGGGCGAAGTTCGGCAAGACCGGCCCGGTGGACTTCTACCTCGGCGACGCCGAGCGCCTCCCGTTCGAGGACGACGCCTTCGACGCCGTCTGGTCCTCGGGCTCCATCGAGTACTGGCCGGACCCCGTCGCCACCCTCGCGGAACTCCGCCGCGTCGTCGAACCCGGCGGCACGGTGCTCGTCGTCGGCCCGAACTACCCGAAATCCTCCGTGTTCCAACGCCTCGCCGACGCCATCATGCTCTTCTACGACGAGGACGAGGCCGACCGGATGTTCCGCGAGGCGGGATTCGAGACGTTCGAACACCACCTCATGGGACCGAGCTACAGCCCCGACATCGCCATCACGACGGTCGCGCGAGCGCCCGGAGCGGAGCGCGAGACCGCAGAGAGCGAGTCCTCGGCCTGA
- the ahaH gene encoding ATP synthase archaeal subunit H: MARPEVLDRIKGAEREADEILAEAESDRDERIAEARRRADEIRAQAEAEADEHEAERLAEARAGIEEEREAILEAGEEERAALEAQAEDREEEVVEEVLDRFKEAVHAQT, encoded by the coding sequence ATGGCGAGACCCGAGGTTCTTGACCGCATCAAAGGGGCCGAGCGCGAGGCCGACGAAATCCTCGCCGAGGCCGAGAGCGACCGCGACGAACGCATCGCGGAGGCGCGCCGGCGGGCCGACGAGATCCGCGCGCAGGCCGAGGCGGAGGCCGACGAGCACGAGGCCGAGCGACTCGCCGAGGCCCGCGCGGGCATCGAGGAGGAGCGCGAGGCCATCCTCGAGGCCGGCGAGGAGGAACGCGCCGCGCTCGAAGCACAGGCGGAAGACCGCGAGGAGGAGGTCGTAGAGGAGGTGCTCGACCGGTTCAAGGAGGCCGTCCATGCTCAGACCTGA
- a CDS encoding V-type ATP synthase subunit I, whose product MLRPERMSRVSVTGSKKVLDDAIETVHDLNLLHLTDYDGDWEEFTPGNPLSGADRASEKLVTVRSLQSILGIEDEDAGPARIVTEEALDEELEEIRGRVNRLDDRRDELRDQLRAVEDRIDTMEPFARLNIDLDLLSGYDSLSVSVGEGDAERVRDALDDAGVDDYRVFAEDGVLAVFARVDDLDEILVGTDVTIYDVPDAEGTPSEYVSELEHERKQLQSKLRTVRDELEEERYEVGGFLLAAEETLAITVERREAPLAFATTENAFVAEGWIPTARVGDLEDGLKREVGEHVDVDELEVAQYDGRGRVVEREDVGGAPGRRPTAADGGEEGDEVAADGGTVDAERGPHGRTSLAPPVIQQNPKGVNFFETLVDVINRPKYSELDPTVVLFLTFPVFFGLMIGDLGYGLLYTLIGWYIYANFDSVAIKSLGGVGMLAGLSTAVFGILYGEVFGLHVLGDVLWAGHPPIHKGLQPHYEQYAFLWLVISVLFGLAHLTIGYAFDFYEHLDHGFGDAMLHSGSWLLMLFGLWTWIFSDVLEGTAPGFMVGPESVFNGNPIALGFTGFPAIVGWGGLAVFLVGLVLLVYGEPIEGVEALNVLVNALSYTRLAAVLLAKAGMAFVVNLLVFGAYEHEGEWHFIFPEHSLAYAQEHGEVVFAGMLNGSGPLELVLGGIAGIVILVVGHALVLVLGVTSAGLQAVRLEYVEFFGKFFEGGGEAYEPFGYERRYTTEE is encoded by the coding sequence ATGCTCAGACCTGAGCGAATGAGCCGGGTGTCGGTGACCGGCTCGAAGAAGGTCCTCGACGACGCCATCGAGACCGTCCACGACCTCAACCTGCTGCACCTCACCGACTACGACGGCGACTGGGAGGAGTTCACCCCCGGTAACCCGCTGTCCGGTGCCGACCGGGCGTCGGAGAAGCTCGTCACCGTCCGGTCGCTCCAGAGCATCCTCGGCATCGAGGACGAGGACGCCGGCCCGGCGCGCATCGTCACCGAGGAGGCGCTGGACGAGGAGCTGGAGGAGATCCGCGGGCGCGTCAACCGGCTCGACGACCGCCGCGACGAACTCCGCGACCAGCTGCGCGCCGTCGAGGACCGTATCGACACGATGGAGCCGTTCGCGCGGCTCAACATCGACCTCGACCTCCTGTCGGGCTACGACTCGCTGTCGGTCTCCGTCGGGGAGGGCGACGCGGAGCGGGTTCGGGACGCGCTCGACGACGCCGGCGTGGACGACTACCGCGTGTTCGCCGAGGACGGCGTCCTCGCCGTCTTCGCGCGCGTCGACGACCTCGACGAGATCCTCGTCGGGACGGACGTCACGATCTACGACGTGCCCGACGCCGAGGGGACCCCGAGCGAGTACGTCTCGGAACTCGAACACGAGCGTAAACAGCTCCAGTCGAAGCTCCGGACCGTCCGCGACGAACTCGAGGAGGAGCGCTACGAGGTCGGCGGGTTCCTGCTCGCCGCCGAGGAGACGCTCGCCATCACGGTCGAGCGTCGGGAGGCTCCGCTCGCCTTCGCGACGACGGAGAACGCCTTCGTCGCCGAGGGGTGGATCCCCACCGCGCGCGTCGGCGACCTCGAGGACGGCCTCAAGCGGGAGGTCGGCGAGCACGTCGACGTGGACGAACTCGAGGTCGCGCAGTACGACGGCCGCGGTCGCGTCGTCGAGCGCGAGGACGTGGGCGGCGCGCCCGGTCGACGGCCGACGGCCGCCGACGGCGGTGAGGAGGGCGACGAGGTCGCCGCGGACGGCGGCACCGTCGACGCGGAGCGCGGTCCCCACGGGCGGACGAGCCTCGCCCCGCCGGTGATCCAGCAGAACCCGAAGGGCGTGAACTTCTTCGAGACGCTCGTCGACGTCATCAACCGCCCGAAGTACTCGGAACTCGATCCCACGGTGGTCCTGTTTCTCACCTTCCCGGTGTTCTTCGGGCTGATGATCGGTGACCTCGGGTACGGGTTGCTCTACACGCTCATCGGGTGGTACATCTACGCGAACTTCGACAGCGTGGCGATCAAGAGCCTCGGCGGGGTCGGCATGCTCGCGGGCCTCTCGACCGCGGTCTTCGGCATCCTCTACGGGGAGGTCTTCGGGCTGCACGTGCTCGGCGACGTGCTCTGGGCCGGGCACCCGCCCATCCACAAGGGGCTGCAGCCCCACTACGAGCAGTACGCGTTCCTCTGGCTCGTGATCAGCGTCCTGTTCGGGCTGGCGCACCTCACGATCGGCTACGCGTTCGACTTCTACGAGCACCTCGACCACGGGTTCGGCGACGCCATGCTCCACAGCGGGTCGTGGCTCCTGATGCTGTTCGGCCTGTGGACGTGGATCTTCAGCGACGTGCTCGAGGGAACGGCTCCCGGGTTCATGGTCGGTCCCGAGAGCGTCTTCAACGGGAACCCCATCGCGCTCGGGTTCACCGGCTTCCCGGCGATCGTCGGCTGGGGCGGCCTGGCGGTGTTCCTCGTCGGGCTCGTCCTGCTGGTGTACGGCGAACCGATCGAGGGCGTCGAGGCGCTCAACGTGCTCGTGAACGCGCTGTCGTACACGCGGCTCGCCGCGGTGCTGCTCGCGAAGGCGGGCATGGCGTTCGTCGTGAACCTCCTCGTGTTCGGCGCGTACGAGCACGAGGGCGAGTGGCACTTCATCTTCCCCGAGCACTCGCTCGCGTACGCCCAGGAACACGGCGAGGTGGTCTTCGCCGGGATGCTCAACGGGTCCGGCCCGCTCGAACTCGTCCTCGGCGGGATCGCCGGCATCGTCATCCTGGTCGTCGGTCACGCGCTGGTGCTCGTCCTCGGCGTCACGAGCGCCGGTCTGCAGGCCGTGCGTCTCGAGTACGTCGAGTTCTTCGGCAAGTTCTTCGAGGGCGGCGGCGAGGCGTACGAGCCGTTCGGCTACGAACGCCGCTACACGACCGAGGAGTAG
- a CDS encoding F0F1 ATP synthase subunit C encodes MLEFVIAFVSSIAPLLQESASTAAIPPKAGAALAVGLAAFGSGYAERGIGAAAVGAIAEDESMFGRGLILTVLPETLVILALVTVFVV; translated from the coding sequence ATGTTAGAATTCGTCATCGCATTCGTCAGCAGTATCGCACCGCTCCTGCAGGAAAGCGCGTCCACGGCCGCCATCCCGCCGAAGGCCGGCGCGGCGCTCGCGGTCGGTCTCGCCGCGTTCGGGTCGGGCTACGCGGAGCGCGGCATCGGTGCCGCCGCCGTCGGTGCCATCGCGGAGGACGAGAGCATGTTCGGTCGCGGCCTCATCCTGACGGTCCTGCCGGAGACGCTCGTCATCCTCGCGCTGGTCACCGTCTTCGTCGTCTAA